CGAGGTGCTGCGCGCCCGCGGCTACCGGACCGCGGTGATCGGGAAGTGGGGCTTCGGGCCGGAGGAGGGCGACCAGCCCAGCCACCCCAACTCCCGTGGTTTCGAAGAGTTCTACGGATACATCGACCACGGTCAAGCGCACGAGTACTACCCGGAGTACCTCTGGCACAACGGAGTGAAGGAGACGATCGCCGCCAACGCGGGCGGCGCGAAGGGCGCCTACAGCCCCCAACTCATCGAGCAGCGCGCACTGGACTTCATCGCAGACCACGCCGCCGAGCCCTTCCTGCTCTTCCTCACACCGACCGTGCCGCACGCACCGAGCGACATCCCCGACGTCGGCGCCTACGCCTCCCGTACCTGGACCCAGCAGAACAAGGGCCACGCCGCCCAGATCACCTACTTCGACACCCTCGTCGGGAAGGTCACCGACCGGCTGCACGCGCTGGGCATCGCCGAGAACACCGTCGTCCTCGTCACCAGCGACAATGGCCCGCACGAGGAAGGCGGGGTCAACCCGGACCTGTTCGACGCGAACGGCCCGCTGCGCGGCTACAAGCGCAACCTCTACGAGGGCGGCATCCGCGTCCCGCTGATCGCCTGGTCCCCGGGCCGGATCGGGGCGGGGACCAGCGACCGGCCCACCTCGCTCACCGACGTGCTGCCCACCCTGGCGGAGCTCGGCGGCGCACCCGCACCCGCCGACATCGACGGACTGTCGGCCGCCCCGCTGCTCGCCGGGAGCCCGAACGCCGCACGCCACAACCACTTGTACTGGTACCGGGACGAACGCGGCGTCACCAGCCGCGCCAACACGGAGGACGGCGGCCGCGCCACCTGGCTCGCGGAGGCGGTACGCAAGGACAACTGGAAGGCCGTGCGGTTCGCGCCCGTCAGGGACCACGCGCTGCCCGACGCACAGTGGCAGGTCGAGCTGTACGACCTCGCCTCCGACGCCGGTGAGCAGCGCGACGTCGCCGCCGCCAACCCGTCCGTGGTCACCGGCCTGGTCGCCCTCATGCGTTCCTCGTGGGTGGACACGTACGTCCGCAAGCCCTTCGGAGTCCGCACTCAGATCGAGGGGCCGGCCGTGCCCGGTCAGGCCTTCACGGTGACGGCCACCCTCGCCAACGGGTCGGGCAAGCCCTGGACCGGCGCACTCCTCGCCCTGCGCGTCCCGGCAGGTTGGCAGGTCCAGGCGACCACCGCCACCGGCCGGGACCAGCTGGCCGCCGGAGCCACGCTGACCACGTCCTGGCGGGTCACCCCGCCGGCGACGGCCACCCCCGGCACGCAGTGGCCGCTGACCGTCGAGGGCACGGCGCAGTCGCCGACCGGGCCGCTGCGCTACTCCGCCCCGGAACGGGTCTCCACGGTGCCGGCGGCCCCGGTCGCCGACGCGTATCTGAGCGATCTCGCGTGGGTCTCCGCCACCAACGGATGGGGCCCGGTGGAACGTGACCGCTCCAACGGGCGCAGCGCGGCCGGGGACGGCACGCCGATCTCGTTCGGCTCAGTGACCTACGCCAAGGGCCTCGGCGTCCACGCGCCCTCCGAGATCGTCTACCACCTCGGCGGAACGGCGGACCGTTTCACCGCGCTCGTCGGCATCGACGACTTCTCCACGAAGCAGGCAGCCGCCGGCGCGACGAAGGCCTCGGTACGGGGCGACGGCAAGGTGCTGTTCACCACCGGCAAACTGACCGGCGCGGGTGGTCCCGTGCAGGTGGACGTCGACGTACGCGGGGTGAAGCTGCTGCACCTGGTCGTCGAGGACGCCAACGCCAATTCGGCGTTCGACCACACCTCCTGGGCGCTCGCCCGGGTGACGGTGCTCTGAGCGGTGGAGCCGCCCTCCGGCACCGGCCGGCGGTCACCGTGAACCGGGGCTCGCCGGAAACGTCGGGCCCGGACAAGGTACTGGGCAGGCCAGGGCAGATCGATTGCCCCACGCCCGTCGTATGCCACGACCACCGATTTCAGGTCGCGTCGCGCGGCCTGCTGCGCCCCCACCATGTACAGGGAGCTCTCTGGTGGGCCCGGGCCCGAAGTGCAGGACGGGCTCGATGAACTGCCGCCGCCACATTCCGCGCGCCGTCGCTGACCCGCTCGCCCGTTGGCGCACGACCCGCGCCCAGCGCTCTGCCCTTCATGCCTGACCGGCGTCCGCTTCGGTCGCTTTGACGGCTTCGGCGGAGCCGTGTGTCAACGCGCCGGCGCGTGCAGCGGCGAGTGTGATCCGTACGGCCTGGTCAGCGGTGCTCTCCTCGATCGGATCGGCACTGACCAGCAACCGGAAGTAGATCGGAGCGGCCATTGTTTTGAACAGCTCGACGTGATCTGTCCCCGCCGGGAGTTCACCCCGCTCGATTGCGCGGGTGACCACGGGCTCGGCTCGCCGGAACCGGTCGGCGAGGACCCGTCGCCGAGCCTCGGCAATCTCTGGCAGCCGGCCGGCATCGGAGAAGATTGTGGTCTGCACCGC
The Streptomyces sp. NBC_01296 DNA segment above includes these coding regions:
- a CDS encoding sulfatase-like hydrolase/transferase, with protein sequence MPTRRHFIAGSAATLGLAALPAAPEALAAAPAAQSAAATAGTDTPNLVVILADDLGYGDLGAYGQKLITTPRIDRLAAEGLKFTDAYSTAAVCAPSRCSLLTGLHTGHSAVRANPDGAPGALKTGDTTFAEVLRARGYRTAVIGKWGFGPEEGDQPSHPNSRGFEEFYGYIDHGQAHEYYPEYLWHNGVKETIAANAGGAKGAYSPQLIEQRALDFIADHAAEPFLLFLTPTVPHAPSDIPDVGAYASRTWTQQNKGHAAQITYFDTLVGKVTDRLHALGIAENTVVLVTSDNGPHEEGGVNPDLFDANGPLRGYKRNLYEGGIRVPLIAWSPGRIGAGTSDRPTSLTDVLPTLAELGGAPAPADIDGLSAAPLLAGSPNAARHNHLYWYRDERGVTSRANTEDGGRATWLAEAVRKDNWKAVRFAPVRDHALPDAQWQVELYDLASDAGEQRDVAAANPSVVTGLVALMRSSWVDTYVRKPFGVRTQIEGPAVPGQAFTVTATLANGSGKPWTGALLALRVPAGWQVQATTATGRDQLAAGATLTTSWRVTPPATATPGTQWPLTVEGTAQSPTGPLRYSAPERVSTVPAAPVADAYLSDLAWVSATNGWGPVERDRSNGRSAAGDGTPISFGSVTYAKGLGVHAPSEIVYHLGGTADRFTALVGIDDFSTKQAAAGATKASVRGDGKVLFTTGKLTGAGGPVQVDVDVRGVKLLHLVVEDANANSAFDHTSWALARVTVL
- a CDS encoding TetR/AcrR family transcriptional regulator codes for the protein MELSSSGPARPVGRGRKAQAAVRAATLAELLDRGYAELTIEGVAQRAGVHKTTVYRRWTDRASLVVDALAEHFATDIPIPDTGAVETDLQALARALVQSMTGPVGRAVQTTIFSDAGRLPEIAEARRRVLADRFRRAEPVVTRAIERGELPAGTDHVELFKTMAAPIYFRLLVSADPIEESTADQAVRITLAAARAGALTHGSAEAVKATEADAGQA